DNA from Brassica napus cultivar Da-Ae chromosome C4, Da-Ae, whole genome shotgun sequence:
TTGCCAACGAAAATTAAACTAATCAAGCAAATGCATTTCTGACCATTTATTAGGGCAGGTGTGTACGTAGTCTTAATCCTTTGATAATATCCAAGGGAAAAAAACCTTTTGGTCGTGTAAACGTTTTTGGAATTGGTTGACAAAAATCGTCCATAGAGTTGAACGTTCACACCAAGCACACAACTACATGAaatacaattattattatttttgcaaTATTCGTATATATAAGTTTCCTGGCCAGATATTTATTTATCGTAAAAAGTATTTGTTTCGACTATTTAAACTGTTCCTTATAAGCAAAAATTAGTTAACTtgtctatttatataaattatattagacTTTGATCCGCGCATCCGTGGGATGTATTTGTTTCAAAACTATGCTTCTATTTGCTTTTCATGTCAATAATATAACGGTTGGGAAAAATACCCGAAtctgaagaaccgaaccgattccgatccgaaaaaatagtaccaaacccgaaccgaaattgaatAAATACCCGAAttactcaaaattttaatttttggagaactaaaaccaaatccaatccgaaccgaagtattttgggtaccCGACTGTAtctgaaatagatttatatacttatatataataattatttttagatttaatgtatacAAAAACATCTAGactatatatgatacttttatactggtttaaatacttgaaaatatatacaaataatcaatagtaaatctctaaaatagtaaaagtatacttaaaacaccaaaaatacttaaaacaccaaaaatacttaaaataattattgattctctatccaaatatttgaactaaactaatttatatattaagtttaaatattctgacatatgttattcaaatttaaatttaatatattatttaatgtttatagtttttgaaaaatttaaagcatataatgaattttaaaattttaaattttaaaattttaaattggttatccgaactcgaaccgaacccgcaaaaaCCTGAAGCGAACCCGaactgaaatttagaaatatttgaatGGGGCTGAAATATTTGACCCTGAAAACCTGAAACCCAAACAGACCTGAACCGAATCCGATTAGATATCAGATatatagtttcttataatataatggttccaatttttcttaaaaatataagtccattactctatttttttaatataatgttatctattttccaaacaaacttcttttttaaaactacaatctatgtttccaaacaaacctcTTTCTTTAAATTgcaatctatgtttccaaacaatttttttttttaaaactgcaattcatgtttccaaacaaacttttttaaaaaaatgatatccatgtttccaaacaaacctaatttgtacttgagttttagtAAGATAGACTATAACTTGACCCGCGCCCCTGCGCGGATGGTTGATTTAACTTATGTTTAACGTAAATTCATAAACCGctggttttataaaaatatctcatgtatgttttttattttttgtaatttacatatagggtaaaatatattattttataatatagatgtttgataataattctttttttgtgcataatattatattaaattttttataatttgatacaatttgatgaaattgtactattcatatattaatctgttgtttatttgttaatttattttaaaatgaaactatatactaaaattttaaatttttgcattagttttctaagaattattattaattttatgatatatattttttcttgaaaattgaactctcgaaatttttatattgactaaattaaatagggtttaaaaagtattttatataatatatagttatatactatatatttcagtttgtgtttttatttttgccaTAAAGAAATAACaactattataattaattaatttaaattgattttaaatacaGTGGCAgaatttgtaaattaaaaaaaatacaaaaaggaaGTATTTAATTCTTGTAAATATAATggctaaatatgtaaattaaaaaaaaatagttaatctgctatttatgtttttaaacagttcttattttaatttttattcatgttttcaaacagtaccaaaagatacttcaattttaataatatagatgtctTAATTAATCATTGAGCATTTTGATTATACCTCTTGATTTAATTTGATTGCCCTGACAATACTCATTGCATCGATATATACAGTGGCAGAGCTAGGAAAATAAATTAATGGGGtcaaaagtttatatatatatgaaattggATAGATATTAAGGGGGTCAAAGTACTGAAACTTAACCAATTAATCAAGATATATTACAGATTTATGCTTAAATTTGATTATTAATTCTTAAAATTGATATGGGTCAAATGACCCGCATGATCCTTAATTGCCTCCGCCACTggatatatatcgttttaatttGGTACAACAGACGAAGGTTATTCACAAACATCCACAAACCATAAACATTGCAAGCTAGACATTTTATCCGATCGTTGTACATGATAGCTGAAGTTTTAGAAAGGGCTTTCAATCTTCACTAATTAATTTATGTAGTTGATAAATCATATAAACTAAGTAAATTAAATAGTGTATATGATTTCTCGACTACATAAATTAATTAGTGAAGTTATGATTTCTCGACTACATGATagctgaagttttttttttttgttttgccaaGGTATAACAAACTCTAGATCTTCTTTTTGTAAAATCTAACTTCttcatttatatgatatttaccttctagcaaaaaaagaagatatgaTTTCTCAACTAAATTAATGCGTCAGGTACAGATTGGCGTTGGCTCGATAATGTACgtttaattatatactaaaCTGTGTACTACTGCCAGCCTGCCAGGCGTATACGTACGTGTCAAATGTATCACTTCCGCTATGAttttttattgttcttgttTACTTTTACAATGTGTTAATGCATAAAGTaactatatacataaaaatcgaAAACCGCATTTACagtataaatatgtttttttttttgtaacttaaatatgtttataaaaagatatgtggatcattgacaaaaaaagaagatatgtGGATCTGGCGAAAACGAATTGGAATCTTCCGAAGATAATGATATCTTTTGCTAATGTTCAATTATTCATGCGATAGGATCCATTCATTTATTTGCTATCATAAATCTTAGCATTTAATATCTAGACAATAATAATACTAACATGTGTAGTAGCATGGAgagtttaacaaaaaaaaaaagtagtggcATGGAGAGAGCACACTGTAAATCGTTTGGGAGTTTAACAAatgaaataaaatctaaataattttataaaagtaCCATTATATCTAAGGTGTGGATATTACCTGAAATACGTACTTACTTAGGTTTAATtcgttaatattttaaattatttatgttaATAAGATACATTATGCAATCACGCAATCTTGATTGAGTGTTATTGTGGATTTGGAAATGTACTAAGCATCGTGGGTTCAAAACCTACTATcttagatttttcttttgtatgacTATCCAATATAAACATCTAATTTGCACTGCAAACAACCGAGTATGCATGACACCGATTGACAAACTTTCGGAAATTAGTTAGTTGGGCATCGGTCCGCCAGATATTCCCATATCtcggttttttattttttattttgtttcaagtCCCGAAATTGCAGGGCCGGCCTGATAACGATGAGAGTAAAGCTTAACTAATTTTGACTTTGATATATACGTGATCAGTTAGTAAAGTAAAAATCTGACTATATTTAAATAAAGTGAAGATGCAAGAACTTGTCTTGTCAATTGATCCACGAGGATAATGTTCAAGGAAAAAACATGATTCGCGAGTGTAAGGAAAACTGTCCCATAGaaatgtaaaaaagaaaaatcagattcattcatttgtttttatcgccaaatcatgattattatgatatttattgttttaaagaaaaaactttACTGGTATTAGAGTGtttcgaaaaaataaaaagatgttGGTATTggtattttagtataatattccACCCAAAACACCACTGTAGAGGTGTGACATTTTAAGTTCTAtgatagtttcaaaaatattgatgAATGAAGCACCAGTCCTGCAAAAGAGCAAAGCCGAGAAACACTTGAATAATGGCCGAATTGGCGGTCGCATCACTGCTTTAATAACATCTTTAGCCTCGGCAGCAAAAGCAACCTTGTTGAACCTCAAGTTTTTCACGCTGTCCATGGCGCATAGCCAACTCTCTACATTAGATCCACCAAGGTGataaataaagaagattttttacTACTCCATTATTTTCCCCATAAATCAGTTTACAAAAGATTGGGTTTGTAATCTTAtaagctttaaaaaaaataattataaaacagCATTTAAGTAAAAGACAACAAATTTGGTGGTTCAAAGGATATAATCGTTACTCCAAAATAATAAGTTAgctaggaaaaaaaaattagtggcCTAAATCCTtcactcactacaagaaaacagcgatattctgacggacattccgacggaaaatgaaatcctcggaatatcccgaggaaacacaaaatttggtttcctcggaatttcctcggaatataccgacggaattccgaggatatatcaatccgtcggaatattccgaggaaatatgtgttcctcggaaaaaaccgatgaattccgaggaaatattatagacgttggagagccgttgggggattttacaaaattccgaagaaattccgacgaactagccgttggcgttggaattccgtcggaatttcctcggtctgtcggcaggatttaaactataaatacaagcactcctcttcctcttcattcactccatatcttcatcctccctcttactctatttacacacgaatttgattcataaaaaatatgtcttcttcaaattattttcgttcttggatcgatcgacctcatttggatccgaacacgagattgcttacggaagaataccaacgaggtataaccgaattcatggggttagttcaccgacaaccggaagcaaaaacaggtaagttaagatgtccttgctctaattgtaaaaatagaaaggttattaaagagtgggatgtttggactcatctatatttgagtgggtttacacgaagttacaaaatttggtatcatcatggggaaactgattatgaacatggtagtactagcgaacctcagccagcggttagattagaataaccaattagaacggatgtagattatggtgtaggtactgagcagatggtaaatgatcattttagaggggaagatttacccaatgcacaagctaggagattttatgatatgttggatgctggaaagcaaccattgtacgaaggttgcagagatggtcattcagctttatcatctgctacaagattgatgggcattaaaacagattataatttggctgaagactgtgtggatgcgattgctgattttgtaaaaggtattttacccgaggataatgtagctcctggttcatactacgaggttcagaaactcgtatctggtcttggtttatcgtatcaggtaatagatgtatgcagcgacaactgcatgatttattggagggcggatgaacagcgggttacatgcaaattttgtgggaagcctcgttataaagatacgagtggaagagttccagtgccatataaaaggatgtggtatttgcctttgacggaaaggttgcagaggttgtatatgtctgaacgcacagcgcaaccaatgagatggcatgcggagcactcaacagatggtgagatcagacatccttcagatgcaaaagcgtggaagcatttccaatcaaagtatcccgactttgcgtatgagagaagaaatgtctaccttggattatgtactgatggtttcagtccgtttggcaagagtggaagacagtattctctatggcccgtcattcttacaccatacaacctacccctaaacttgtgcttgcgacgagagtttttgtttctctcgattctcgttcccggaccagagcatcctaagagatcacttgatgtgtttcttcagccactaatatatgagttgcaacaactatgggctcaaggtgctgaaacatacgatgtttcgtgtaaagaaaactttcaaatgcgggcagtactaatgtggacaataagtgattttccagcatatggtatgttgtctggatggacaacgcatggaaggctatgatgtccatattgtcaagataacactgatgctttccaactaaaacacggaaggaaaacgtgttggtttgattgtcacaggagattcctaccaccttatcatccatatcgtaggagtaggaatttgtttacgaagaacaagagggtgtttgacagtccacctccggaaatttgtgggaaagatttgaagatacaactaagagattttggtgcagaaagaacgccagacgtcggtggacatgagcgttttccggtagatgctgttggagaactacataactggcacaaaaaaagtattttctggaatctgccatactgggatggaaaacattttgtaaaaaatatatttcatgataatttatagaaaaacttaaaaagagaaGTGAATTTAGATAATGGTAATATTCCTTTGAATTGTtcgataaatatataaaaatcttaTCTAATTATCTAATAGATTTTATTCGGTTGTTGTCTATACGGATGCTGAGCTATCAGTTTGGCTTGCAAAGTCTATATGAATCTGTTTAAGTTGATGACAATAAAATCtaacaattttatattttttaaaaataaaataggtaataataatttcattattatACTAGGTTTGTGGTTAATTTGTTAtggtaaataataaataattatttaaataaataaataataaaaaaataaaaaaatatttttttatgttttcgaatcatactttttcaaattcgaactttttataatttatttgaatatttttttccaatttttttttcattttgcaaaatttctttttgaaaatcgaaaattatttttgaaactatttttttttaattaatacttttttaagtatttatttatatatttattagaatcttaaatttcacattctaaaAACTCTAccctctaaactctaaatctaaattagttaaccctatgggtataaatattttttatccttCTTTAAAAATGAAggtaaaaatggttagtgtaaacaagAAAAGTtatactatgaatgtggtatttgtacAATTTTCCAtaattaattgttaattttttgttggaaaattgccacaaataccacattcatagtaccactttttatgtttacactaaccacatttaccctcacttttaatgaaggataaaagACACTTAAACccctagagttaactaatctagacttagagtttagagttgaggagtggagtagggtttttggaatgtgaaatttaggattctaataatatataaataaatacttaaaaatattttttttaaaattaaaaaatagtttcaaacataatttttgattttcaaaaagaaatattgaaaaaaagttcaaaaaagaaaattcaaaaaagttcgaatttgaaaaagtattattcgaaaacattaaaaaaaatattttttactatttttattttttatttatatagataataatttattatatatatataacaagcatataagagtcttttgccacttaatgaagaagatatttttgaaaatatccctTTAgtagtggtaaagatgaaaagtggtactttgaaagtggtaaacataaaatttccctTTTTTTGTTACCATGAAGGAACTTAGTGTTCCACAAGCCCTAAAACcaattaatattaaaacatgTTTCTAATTCTTTGatgatgataaaatatttgttctttgttttttaaaaCGCATCTTCCATTTTTCCTATGACAGTTTTATAATGTTAAGAGTACTAGCAACTTCAACCGCTCTAACTTTCAATGtaataatttagaatttaaaaaaaaatcacttctgAAGTAatagtatattaattttttaacaaatattgagtacattttattgtttgaaaaaaaaagaatacaaatatcttttaatattttaaaagatcttGATAGtttatgaaaaatacaaaaggCAAAACTTACCAGATCGGGTAACCGGTTGCTCGATATTGTGGATATGCAATTCGTCGGCCAGATTCATATAacaattatttaaacaaaaaaatcaaccCATTTGTTCTATTCATGCGGATATTATATATTAGtacgaaataaataaataaatatccaaaaaaatattattacctaGTCCTAAATCAATACTCTGCACGAACATTGTGAAGCCGCGTCAAGTCAAGAACCCACTATAAAGAGTTCACTCATCCACGTTCACCTAACATAACAAAAGCATATACCTActccaaaaaataaaagtagaGTTGTGCAGTTGTCTCCATAGAACTATCTTTTAAGGTACTGCTTTAGGCTTTTGTTTCTTATCCAAATTTTATTCTTTCAAAACAACTTCGCTTTCTTGTTTTTTCATATCAAGAACAATAAATTTCAATGGTCCGAGTGTTCTTGAAAACACTAATTAATAAGTAAACGTTTTTGTGATTTCCACAGGCAAATGGAAGATTCAAGCTTCACAGATTTGATGATCGACACTGATGAGTATTTGGTTGATGATTGGGAACAAGATTTCCCGGTGATACCCGCCGAAACTACTGATTATCAGAGCACAAAACCGGGTTCTGGATCCGAATACGGATCCGGGCTCAGTTTGATTCCCGAGAACAGACCAACAAAGCAAATGAAAGTCAACTCAacatcttcctcttctccatcatcttcttcttcttcttgtggttcGCTCACAGCAGCACAAGTGATCTCGTTCGGTTCTCAAGACCCGAAGATGAACGTGGTCGAGGCATCGTTTAACTTCTCTAGCCAAGCAAACATGGAACCGAACGTGAGGTCCAAAAGAAAAGAGTGTGGTAACAATGGAGGAAAAAGAGAGCCACATCTATTGAAAGAACATGTTTTGGCTGAACGTAAACGTAGACAAAAGCTCAACGAACGTTTGATTGCTCTCTCTGCTCTTCTTCCTGGCCTCAAAAAGGTCAGAGAATCTAGCAACCATTACTTTGTtccatttaatattatttttaaatattaacttTGCCATTACGTTGTtccatttaatattatttttaaatataactttAAGCAaagttaatttataattataaaaaaaaaaaaattcctgcttgcgtttctatttttttttcaaaaataaacttACCTATAtatagagtttctctatttgaaaaaatatatatatacaaaggagTTGGATGATCTTGTGATTGTAAAaatttgtgaaaaaaatatcttaaagaaAAAATGCATTTTATAGTTGGTAAAATTGCATTTTatttaagttcaaaaaaaattgcattttatttcctttgaaaatttagtttcaaaaaattgCACTGGACTTGTAAACTGCCGGATGTCCCTTAAGCCATGATACTAAacaagatttttataaaaaaatgtgttATGTGTATAGGCGGACAAGGCAAGTGTTCTTGAAGACGCGATCAAACATTTGAAACAACTTCAAGAACGTGTCAAGAAGCTGGAGGAAGAGCGAGTGGGAACCAAGAAAATGGATCAATCGGTTATATTGGTGAAGAGATCTCAAGTGTATATGGACGATGATTCTTCATCTTATTCTTCTACTTGCTCTGCTGCTTCTCCTCCGTCTTCTTCTTTAGACGAAGTTTCTATTCTGAAGCAGACCATGCCTATGATCGAAGCACGAGTATCAGACCGAGATTTGCTGATTCGAATTCATTGTGAGAAGAACAAAGGGTGTTTGGTTAAGATCTTGAATTCATTGGAGAAGTTTCATCTAGAAGTAGTCAATAGTTTTACTTTACCCTTTGGAAACTCAACTCTCGTAATCATCATTCTCACTAAGGTAATAAtatcttataatattttgagaTTAGCATATTGATTTGTTCCATACAAAAATGTAattgttctttctttttcccCTAATATTTTTGCAGATGGACAACAAATTTTCTCGGCCTATTGAAGATGTTGTGAAGAACATAAGACTTGCGTTAGCGGAATAGTATTTTTCATAACCATTATGCGAATTTCGCAGTGACTAAAACGTGTGATTTGATCTCCAAAGTCAATCAGAATACttgttttcgtttttttaattagtagttGGATAATAAAAGCAGAGGAATGCATGAGATATGGGATGTGTTTGAGTGTAATAGCTGGAtttagtgtgtgtgtgtgtaatgATGGGCTGTATcattggtttgatttttttccaTTATCAATGGTTTGAATTAATAATGAAGATCCGTGAGTTTTTAATTGGTTTTAGAGGAACAAGAAATCTCGCTTGATTATGATTTCACAACTAAGCTGTTAAGTTAAATAATCGAAGACTTGTCATTAATGACGTAACTAGATACATCGGTCCacgtttgacaaaaaaaaaaaaaatagaaaagaaagtTGGTTGGTGGTCCATGCCCCATGGTTCAACGTAggctatagattttaaaattggTTTAGATATTTAaggtaaaactaaatattatcttaatttttatatacaatgTTATTAAGTGAATGtataggaatttttttttcatctagaactttttttattcaATATAGTATACCAAAAacaataacataaaaattgatTGGATacactttttgtttttattaattggaTACATCccatcaaaaaaattaaaacaagctCTTGAAAAACACATCTAAACCATTAGAAATATGATCGGACAGATAAGACTTTAAGAAAAATCAATGGTGAAGCTCACACCGAATTTATGTTGGATTTTGTCAATatattgataaagaatgaactttgtTCCGCGCTTTTGAACAattgataaatcaattttacCACTCAAATTTACTTTTAGACAGCTTTTCCatatcaaataataaaataaaaaaaaatcttgttcaTTATTTAAAAGATTCATGATAAAAGTTTACAATTCCTTCAGATCCAAAACAGAATCAGATAATATCAGCATCATTTCACGCGTCACTCGATCATATCAATTCTAAaagattcaatatttttttatgaagcATATTAGTTAATAATAATGACAATGTCttgtttaagttttgtttttttctttt
Protein-coding regions in this window:
- the LOC106394570 gene encoding transcription factor NAI1, with the protein product MEDSSFTDLMIDTDEYLVDDWEQDFPVIPAETTDYQSTKPGSGSEYGSGLSLIPENRPTKQMKVNSTSSSSPSSSSSSCGSLTAAQVISFGSQDPKMNVVEASFNFSSQANMEPNVRSKRKECGNNGGKREPHLLKEHVLAERKRRQKLNERLIALSALLPGLKKADKASVLEDAIKHLKQLQERVKKLEEERVGTKKMDQSVILVKRSQVYMDDDSSSYSSTCSAASPPSSSLDEVSILKQTMPMIEARVSDRDLLIRIHCEKNKGCLVKILNSLEKFHLEVVNSFTLPFGNSTLVIIILTKMDNKFSRPIEDVVKNIRLALAE